The following coding sequences are from one Mycolicibacterium aichiense window:
- a CDS encoding FAD-binding oxidoreductase — protein sequence MSVSAALSAHAQGVERLLASYRAIPSNAPVRLAKPTSNLFRARAKSNAPGLDTSGLTNVISVDPAARTADVAGMCTYEDLVAATLPYGLSPLVVPQLKTITLGGAVTGLGIESASFRNGLPHESVIEMDILTGSGEVITASREAHPDLFRSFPNSYGTLGYSVRLRIELEPVKPFVALKHLRFHSLPDLVVAMDRIIETGGYDGTRVDYLDGVVFSADESYLCLGVQTPAAGAVSDYTGQDIYYRSIQHDDGVKDDRLTIHDYLWRWDTDWFWCSRAFGAQNPKIRRWWPRRYRRSSFYWKLIGYDQRFNIADRIEARHGRPPLERVVQDVEVPIEHCVEFLDWFLTNVPIEPLWLCPLRLRDPAGWPLYPLRAGHSYVNIGFWSSVPMGPTPSHTNRLIEEQIGKLDGHKSLYSDAFYSREEFDNLYGGETYKTVKKTYDPDSRLLGLYAKAVQRQ from the coding sequence GTGTCTGTTTCTGCAGCACTGTCAGCTCATGCCCAGGGCGTGGAGCGGCTCCTCGCCAGCTACCGCGCCATTCCTTCGAACGCCCCGGTACGTCTGGCGAAACCGACGTCCAACCTGTTCCGCGCACGCGCCAAGAGCAACGCGCCAGGGTTGGACACCTCCGGGCTCACCAACGTGATCTCCGTCGACCCGGCAGCCCGGACCGCCGATGTCGCCGGCATGTGCACCTACGAGGACCTGGTCGCCGCGACCCTGCCGTACGGCCTGTCCCCGCTGGTGGTTCCGCAGCTCAAAACCATCACCCTGGGCGGGGCGGTGACCGGGCTGGGGATCGAGTCGGCGTCGTTCCGCAACGGTCTGCCGCACGAGTCCGTGATCGAGATGGACATCCTGACCGGCTCGGGTGAGGTGATCACCGCGAGCCGTGAGGCCCATCCGGACTTGTTCCGTAGCTTCCCCAATTCCTATGGCACGCTTGGCTATTCGGTACGCCTACGCATCGAGCTGGAACCGGTCAAGCCATTCGTCGCGCTCAAGCACCTGCGATTCCATTCGCTGCCCGACCTGGTGGTCGCGATGGACCGGATCATCGAGACCGGTGGATACGACGGCACCCGGGTCGACTACCTCGACGGCGTGGTGTTCAGCGCCGACGAGAGCTACCTGTGTCTGGGCGTGCAGACCCCAGCCGCCGGGGCGGTCAGTGATTACACCGGCCAGGACATCTACTACCGCTCGATCCAGCACGACGACGGGGTCAAGGACGACCGGCTGACCATCCACGACTACCTGTGGCGCTGGGACACCGATTGGTTCTGGTGCTCGCGGGCATTCGGCGCGCAGAACCCGAAGATCCGCCGTTGGTGGCCGCGCCGCTACCGCCGGAGCAGCTTCTACTGGAAGCTGATCGGCTACGACCAACGGTTCAACATCGCCGACCGGATCGAGGCCCGGCACGGCCGTCCGCCGCTGGAGCGGGTGGTCCAGGACGTCGAGGTGCCGATCGAGCATTGTGTCGAATTCCTGGACTGGTTCCTGACCAATGTCCCCATCGAGCCGCTGTGGCTGTGTCCGCTTCGGCTGCGTGACCCGGCGGGCTGGCCGCTGTATCCGCTGCGCGCCGGACACAGCTACGTCAACATCGGATTCTGGTCCTCGGTACCGATGGGGCCAACACCGAGCCACACGAACCGCCTGATAGAAGAGCAGATCGGCAAGCTCGACGGACACAAGTCGCTGTATTCCGACGCCTTTTACAGCCGGGAGGAGTTTGACAATCTCTACGGTGGCGAAACCTATAAGACCGTAAAAAAGACCTACGACCCTGATTCACGGCTACTGGGCCTGTATGCAAAGGCGGTGCAACGACAATGA
- a CDS encoding SRPBCC family protein yields MGQVSAASSILIDAEPAAVLDAIADYQNVRPKILSPQYSEYQVLQGGQGQGTVAKWKLQATKSRVREVQAVVDVAGHTVIEKDANSSMVINWTVAPAGPGSSVTLKTTWTGAGGIGGFFEKTFAPLGLRKIQDELLGNLKKTVEAAKA; encoded by the coding sequence ATGGGACAGGTCAGCGCCGCAAGTTCGATCTTGATCGACGCCGAACCGGCCGCCGTGCTCGACGCGATCGCCGACTACCAGAACGTGCGCCCGAAGATCCTCTCGCCGCAGTACAGCGAATACCAGGTGCTGCAGGGCGGCCAGGGTCAGGGCACAGTCGCCAAGTGGAAGTTGCAGGCCACCAAGTCGCGGGTGCGCGAAGTGCAGGCCGTCGTCGACGTCGCCGGCCATACCGTCATCGAGAAAGACGCGAACTCCTCGATGGTGATCAACTGGACCGTCGCGCCGGCCGGCCCAGGCTCCAGCGTCACCCTCAAGACCACCTGGACCGGGGCGGGCGGCATCGGCGGCTTCTTCGAGAAGACGTTCGCGCCGCTGGGCCTGCGCAAGATTCAGGACGAGTTGCTCGGCAACCTCAAGAAGACCGTCGAGGCCGCGAAGGCCTAG
- a CDS encoding Rv3717 family N-acetylmuramoyl-L-alanine amidase encodes MSARTRVVASTCTAVLVVLSQALTPLSHAAPTSIAGMIVFLDPGHNGANDASLTKQVPTGRGGTKDCQTSGTTTNDGFPEHTFNWDTVLLIRQMLSQLGVRTAMSRGNDNQVAACVDERAAMANALAPNAIISIHADGGPATGRGFHVNYSSPPLNQAQAGPSVQLARAMRDQMVAAGIPAANYIGSDGLYGRADLAGLNLAQYPSVLVECGNMKNPADSALMESPEGRQKYAAAVVQGIAAFLATQPARAS; translated from the coding sequence ATGTCCGCCCGCACGCGTGTCGTCGCCTCAACATGCACCGCCGTGTTGGTGGTCCTATCGCAGGCGCTCACCCCGCTCAGCCATGCCGCACCGACCAGCATCGCCGGGATGATCGTGTTCCTCGACCCCGGCCACAACGGCGCCAACGACGCGTCACTGACCAAACAGGTGCCGACCGGCCGTGGCGGCACCAAGGACTGCCAGACGTCGGGCACCACCACCAACGACGGGTTCCCTGAACACACCTTCAACTGGGACACCGTGCTGCTGATCCGCCAGATGCTGAGCCAGCTCGGCGTGCGCACCGCCATGTCGCGCGGTAACGACAACCAGGTTGCGGCGTGCGTCGACGAACGCGCTGCGATGGCCAACGCGCTGGCGCCCAACGCGATCATCTCGATCCACGCCGACGGCGGCCCGGCGACCGGCCGCGGCTTCCACGTCAACTACTCCAGCCCGCCGCTGAATCAGGCCCAGGCAGGGCCGTCGGTGCAGCTCGCCAGGGCCATGCGCGACCAAATGGTCGCAGCCGGCATCCCCGCCGCGAACTACATCGGCTCCGACGGCCTCTACGGGCGCGCCGATCTCGCCGGGCTGAACCTGGCCCAGTACCCATCGGTGCTGGTCGAGTGCGGCAACATGAAGAACCCGGCCGACTCGGCGCTGATGGAAAGCCCCGAAGGTCGCCAGAAGTACGCCGCCGCCGTCGTGCAGGGCATCGCAGCGTTCCTGGCCACCCAGCCGGCCCGCGCCAGCTAG
- a CDS encoding YbaB/EbfC family nucleoid-associated protein: MRDQVMPGLQAALQQAQEMQQKLMEAQAALAAAEVHGQAGGGLVQVTMKGSGEVVGIRIDPKVVNPDDVETLQDLIVGALADSARQFTILAQTHLGPLAGQAPGIPGA, from the coding sequence ATGCGCGACCAGGTGATGCCGGGTCTGCAGGCTGCGTTGCAGCAGGCCCAGGAAATGCAGCAGAAGCTGATGGAGGCCCAGGCCGCGCTGGCCGCTGCCGAGGTGCACGGTCAGGCCGGCGGTGGGCTGGTTCAGGTGACGATGAAAGGCAGCGGCGAGGTCGTCGGGATCCGGATCGACCCCAAGGTCGTCAACCCCGATGATGTCGAGACGCTGCAGGACCTGATCGTCGGCGCGCTCGCCGACTCGGCCCGTCAGTTCACGATCCTGGCGCAGACCCACCTCGGCCCTCTGGCCGGGCAGGCCCCAGGCATTCCGGGGGCCTGA
- the recR gene encoding recombination mediator RecR — MFEGPVQDLIDELGKLPGVGPKSAQRIAFHLLSVEPPDIDRLTAALGRVRDGVQFCEVCGNVSDADRCRICSDARRDGSLVCVVEEPKDVQAVERTREFRGRYHVLGGALDPLSGIGPDQLRIRQLLNRIGERIDGVDITEVIIATDPNTEGEATATYLVRILRDIPGLTVSRIASGLPMGGDLEFADELTLGRALSGRRQMV; from the coding sequence TTGTTCGAAGGACCCGTCCAGGATTTGATCGACGAACTCGGCAAGCTGCCGGGTGTCGGTCCCAAGAGTGCCCAGCGCATCGCGTTCCATCTGTTGTCGGTGGAGCCGCCGGACATCGACCGGCTGACCGCGGCGCTGGGCAGGGTCCGCGACGGGGTGCAGTTCTGCGAGGTGTGCGGCAACGTCTCCGATGCCGACCGGTGCCGCATCTGCAGTGACGCACGGCGCGACGGGTCGCTGGTGTGTGTGGTGGAGGAACCCAAGGATGTGCAGGCCGTGGAACGTACCCGCGAATTCCGCGGGCGCTATCACGTTCTGGGCGGAGCGCTGGACCCGCTGTCCGGTATCGGACCTGATCAACTGCGAATTCGGCAGCTGCTGAACAGAATTGGCGAGCGAATTGACGGAGTGGACATTACCGAGGTGATCATCGCGACCGACCCGAACACCGAAGGTGAGGCGACAGCCACCTACCTGGTGCGGATTCTGCGCGACATTCCCGGGTTGACGGTCTCACGCATCGCGTCGGGCTTGCCGATGGGCGGGGATCTGGAGTTCGCCGACGAGCTGACGCTGGGCCGCGCCCTGTCCGGCCGCCGGCAAATGGTTTAG
- a CDS encoding EAL domain-containing protein, which produces MARPNDFVRLNCGACVDGAGLGFDISMAFQPIFDSNARQVHSQEALVRGVRNEPASAVFAQVGDHNLYRFDQVCRVTAIRLAAELGISTSLNVNFMPNAVYRPELCIRTTLEAAETYGFPADRIVFEFTEAEKIADFGHLQAIVADYRQRGFTVAIDDFGAGHAGLNLLADLQPDLVKIDMGLIRDIDQDKARRAICKGIVGMSEDLGIGLIAEGIERREEMECLQDLGVHLFQGYYIARPTFESVADVNPEVRTAA; this is translated from the coding sequence ATGGCGAGGCCTAACGACTTTGTCCGACTGAACTGCGGGGCCTGCGTCGACGGCGCCGGTTTGGGATTCGATATCTCGATGGCGTTCCAGCCGATCTTCGACAGCAACGCCAGACAGGTCCACTCGCAAGAGGCGCTGGTTCGCGGCGTGCGCAACGAGCCGGCGTCGGCGGTGTTCGCTCAAGTCGGCGACCACAACTTGTACCGGTTCGATCAGGTGTGCCGTGTCACGGCGATCAGATTGGCGGCGGAGTTGGGGATCTCGACGTCGCTCAACGTCAATTTCATGCCGAACGCCGTCTACCGCCCGGAACTCTGCATCCGGACAACGCTGGAAGCTGCTGAGACGTACGGCTTTCCTGCCGACCGCATCGTTTTCGAGTTCACCGAAGCAGAGAAGATCGCCGACTTCGGGCATCTGCAGGCGATCGTGGCCGACTACCGGCAGCGCGGATTCACCGTCGCCATCGATGATTTCGGCGCCGGGCATGCCGGACTCAACCTCTTGGCGGATCTGCAGCCGGATCTCGTCAAGATCGACATGGGTCTGATCCGCGACATCGACCAGGACAAGGCCCGTAGGGCCATCTGCAAAGGCATCGTCGGAATGAGCGAGGATCTGGGGATCGGACTCATCGCCGAGGGGATCGAACGCCGGGAAGAGATGGAGTGCCTGCAAGACCTGGGCGTGCATCTGTTCCAGGGCTACTACATTGCCCGGCCGACATTCGAAAGCGTGGCCGATGTCAATCCGGAAGTGCGCACGGCCGCCTGA
- a CDS encoding type 1 glutamine amidotransferase, whose translation MPETVRIGLVLPDVMGTYGDGGNAVVLRKRLQLRGIPAEIVEITLADPVPDSLDLYTLGGAEDYAQRLATKHLLTHQGLQRAAGRGAPVLAICAAIQVLGHWYETSAGERVEGVGLLDVTTSPQEKRTIGEVVSTPLVDGLSQPLTGFENHRGGTVLGPDARPLATVVKGAGNRDGDGYDGAVQGSVVATYLHGPCLARNPELADLLLSRVVGPLEPLELPEVEQLRRERLAAPRRM comes from the coding sequence GTGCCTGAGACCGTGCGGATCGGGCTGGTGCTGCCCGATGTGATGGGCACCTATGGTGACGGCGGCAATGCCGTCGTGTTGCGTAAACGGTTGCAGCTGCGCGGGATTCCGGCTGAGATCGTCGAGATCACGTTGGCCGACCCGGTGCCCGACTCGCTGGATCTCTACACCCTCGGCGGCGCCGAGGACTACGCGCAGCGACTGGCCACCAAGCACCTTCTGACGCATCAGGGTTTGCAGCGGGCGGCCGGCCGCGGCGCTCCGGTGCTCGCGATCTGTGCGGCGATCCAGGTGCTCGGCCACTGGTATGAGACGTCGGCCGGTGAGCGGGTCGAGGGGGTTGGCCTGCTGGATGTGACAACCTCGCCGCAGGAGAAGCGCACGATCGGCGAGGTGGTGTCCACACCACTGGTCGACGGGTTGTCCCAGCCGCTGACAGGTTTCGAAAACCACCGCGGCGGAACCGTTTTAGGCCCTGACGCCCGTCCACTGGCGACGGTCGTCAAGGGCGCGGGCAACCGCGACGGCGACGGATACGACGGCGCCGTACAGGGCAGCGTGGTCGCGACCTATCTGCACGGACCGTGCCTGGCCCGCAATCCCGAGCTGGCCGATCTACTGCTGTCGCGGGTGGTCGGACCGCTGGAGCCGCTCGAGTTGCCCGAGGTCGAGCAGCTGCGCCGCGAGCGCCTCGCCGCCCCCCGCCGGATGTAG
- a CDS encoding Mur ligase family protein, with product MPRPTMTLRGRAALAAGSAARWASRATGRGAGAMIGGLVAMTLDRSILRQLGTGRRTVVVTGTNGKSTTTRMTAAALATLGPVATNAEGANMDAGLVAALAGTRDAALAALEVDEMHVPHVADAVDPAVIVLLNLSRDQLDRVGEINHIERTLRAGLARHPDAIVVANCDDVLMTSAAYDCPRVVWVAAGGGWANDSVSCPRSGEVIVRDGVDWYSTGTDFTRPSPQWWYDDANLYGPDDLVVPMRLSLPGTVNRGNATQAVAAAVALGADPAAAVAAVSRVDEVAGRYQTVPIGEHTARILLAKNPAGWQEALSMVDRSADGVVIAVNGQVPDGEDLSWLWDVNFEHFEDVPVVAAGERGTDLAVRLGYAGVRHTLVHNTIDAIVSCPKGHVEVVANYTAFLQLTRTLGRMRA from the coding sequence ATGCCCAGGCCGACCATGACACTGCGGGGGCGCGCCGCGCTGGCCGCCGGATCCGCCGCGCGCTGGGCTTCCCGGGCGACCGGGCGCGGTGCCGGCGCCATGATCGGCGGCCTCGTCGCGATGACATTGGACCGCTCGATCCTGCGCCAACTCGGGACCGGGCGGCGCACCGTCGTCGTGACCGGCACAAACGGCAAATCCACCACCACCAGGATGACCGCGGCCGCGTTGGCGACGCTGGGGCCGGTGGCGACCAACGCGGAGGGCGCCAATATGGACGCCGGGCTGGTGGCCGCGCTCGCCGGCACCCGCGACGCGGCGCTGGCCGCCCTCGAAGTCGACGAGATGCACGTGCCGCACGTCGCCGATGCGGTGGACCCGGCGGTGATCGTGCTGCTGAATCTGTCCCGCGATCAGCTGGACCGGGTGGGTGAGATCAACCACATCGAGCGCACGCTGCGGGCCGGGCTGGCCCGCCACCCCGATGCGATCGTCGTCGCCAATTGCGACGACGTCCTGATGACCTCGGCGGCCTACGACTGTCCCCGGGTGGTGTGGGTGGCCGCGGGCGGCGGCTGGGCCAACGACTCGGTCAGCTGCCCGCGCAGCGGCGAGGTGATCGTCCGCGACGGGGTGGACTGGTATTCGACAGGTACTGACTTCACGAGGCCCAGCCCCCAGTGGTGGTACGACGACGCCAACCTGTACGGACCGGACGACCTGGTGGTGCCGATGCGGCTCTCGCTGCCGGGCACGGTCAACCGCGGCAATGCCACCCAGGCGGTGGCCGCCGCGGTGGCGTTGGGTGCGGACCCCGCAGCTGCGGTGGCCGCCGTCTCCCGGGTGGACGAGGTCGCCGGCCGCTACCAGACCGTGCCGATCGGTGAGCACACCGCGCGCATCCTGCTGGCCAAGAATCCGGCCGGGTGGCAGGAGGCGCTGTCGATGGTCGACCGAAGCGCCGACGGGGTGGTCATCGCCGTCAACGGTCAGGTGCCCGACGGGGAAGACCTGTCCTGGCTGTGGGACGTCAACTTCGAGCACTTCGAGGACGTGCCCGTGGTCGCCGCCGGTGAGCGGGGAACGGACCTGGCGGTGCGACTCGGTTATGCCGGTGTCCGTCATACGTTGGTGCACAACACGATTGATGCGATCGTCTCGTGCCCGAAAGGTCACGTCGAGGTGGTGGCGAATTACACGGCGTTCCTACAGCTGACGCGGACACTCGGGAGGATGCGTGCCTGA
- a CDS encoding DEDDh family exonuclease — MSHTWGRPAREPGDGWVVVDVETSGFRPGHARVISLAALALDPEGRVEHSVVSLLNPGVDPGPTHIHGLTAEMLEDQPTFADIAPDVIDLLHGRTLVAHNVAFDYAFLSSEAELADTALPVDSVMCTVELARRLDLGLDNLRLETLARHWAVPQTRAHDAFDDALVLSRVLSPALQRAREREVWLPVRPVTRRRWPNGRVTHDELRPLKMLASRMPCPYLNPGPYRRGAPLVQGMRVALSAEVDRTHEELVERIIHAGLAYSDAVDPETSLVICNERTPEQGKGYLARELGVPVVSDRQFMDSVDSVANGTGLDDFAPSVDQGQQFALF, encoded by the coding sequence GTGAGCCACACCTGGGGTCGACCAGCCCGCGAGCCGGGGGACGGCTGGGTCGTGGTTGACGTCGAGACCTCCGGTTTTCGGCCGGGCCACGCCCGGGTCATCAGCCTCGCCGCGTTGGCGCTGGATCCCGAAGGCCGCGTCGAGCACTCCGTGGTCAGCTTGCTCAATCCCGGCGTCGATCCCGGCCCCACCCACATTCACGGCCTGACCGCGGAAATGCTGGAAGATCAGCCGACGTTCGCCGACATCGCGCCCGATGTCATCGATCTCCTGCACGGCCGCACGCTGGTCGCCCACAACGTCGCGTTCGACTACGCGTTCCTGTCCAGCGAGGCTGAGCTCGCCGACACCGCGCTGCCCGTCGACTCCGTCATGTGCACCGTCGAGCTTGCTCGCCGCCTCGACCTCGGACTGGACAACCTGCGGCTCGAGACGCTGGCGCGGCACTGGGCGGTGCCTCAGACCCGCGCACACGATGCCTTCGACGACGCCCTGGTGCTGTCCCGGGTGTTGAGCCCGGCGTTGCAGCGGGCCCGCGAACGCGAGGTGTGGTTGCCGGTGCGGCCGGTGACCCGGCGCCGCTGGCCGAACGGCAGGGTCACGCACGACGAGCTGCGGCCGTTGAAGATGCTGGCGTCCCGGATGCCATGCCCCTACCTGAATCCGGGGCCGTACCGGCGGGGTGCGCCACTGGTGCAGGGTATGCGGGTCGCGCTGTCGGCCGAGGTGGATCGCACCCACGAAGAGCTCGTGGAGCGAATCATCCACGCCGGGCTCGCCTACTCCGATGCCGTCGATCCCGAGACGTCGCTGGTCATCTGTAATGAGCGCACACCCGAACAGGGCAAGGGTTATCTGGCCCGGGAACTCGGAGTGCCGGTGGTCTCCGACCGGCAGTTCATGGATTCGGTCGATTCAGTGGCCAATGGCACCGGACTGGACGACTTCGCACCCTCGGTCGACCAGGGTCAGCAGTTCGCCCTTTTCTAA
- a CDS encoding putative bifunctional diguanylate cyclase/phosphodiesterase produces the protein MDDRRSMLQSGVPILISALSCLLLALGFALNWGGDDAVRIVDGIAFAAFGAYAAVCAVVAARAAHGRNRLAWTTMAIALAAWTLGELTRAYLTLVLERSLFPSPADFLYLVFVVLAPVAFLQFPAEPTQGSRIRLLFDALIVATSLFLVLWVVVLGNVYQATGVGPAEQGRALLYPLFILFVFVGAVVFVVRSGAGNSIVMWLLMGGVTLMAFSGVAFAVLQGSNRYHPGHITSIGWVLGMSCFGAAALLSRRPRPPVPPTPVPQSSIALWLPYVPLLIAGTVAPAIVMTGLLRVLVPILMTLICARQVLSGWENRRLLAAAADQALRDPLTGLANRTLFQDRLAHAMALRGRDNRCVAVLSLDLDDFKLINDSMGHPAADSLLIRVGERIAGCLRAGDTVARLGGDEFALLLEGDVDDAHLVCERVIAAFDTPFLIDGHEVLMRPSAGMAVTSLTDNDITAEDLVKRADTAMYFAKRSRNSMVHTFSADMTLLDPDIEELARDGEPRSAKSGAEQVRLLGELRRTIDRGGLDMVYQPKLDLETGRITGVEALLRWPHPRLNVLRPGAFMPLILRHGLMRPVTDLVFRKVLDDCARWVSMGLDIPVAVNLFAPLLRDARLPDTVRRLLQERNLSPGLLTIEITEDLMLDEVGRVTGVLQQLRDDGIRIAIDDFGSGYSALSYLRDLPIDEVKFDRHFIASVATDARAAAVVSAVIDLTHNLGITVVAEGVEDAETASWLREHGCDIGQGYYFSMPISSAEVSALVAAQARP, from the coding sequence GTGGACGATCGCAGGAGCATGCTGCAGTCGGGCGTGCCCATCCTCATCTCGGCGCTCAGCTGTCTGCTGCTCGCTTTGGGTTTCGCTCTCAACTGGGGCGGTGACGATGCCGTCCGCATCGTCGACGGCATAGCTTTCGCCGCGTTCGGCGCGTACGCGGCGGTGTGCGCAGTCGTCGCGGCGCGTGCGGCCCACGGACGAAACCGCCTCGCCTGGACCACCATGGCCATCGCCTTGGCGGCGTGGACCCTGGGCGAGCTGACGCGGGCGTACCTGACTCTGGTGTTGGAACGCAGTCTGTTCCCGTCGCCCGCGGACTTCCTGTACCTGGTCTTTGTCGTATTGGCCCCGGTCGCTTTCCTGCAATTCCCGGCCGAACCCACGCAGGGCTCACGTATCCGGTTGCTGTTCGACGCGCTGATCGTCGCCACGTCGTTGTTCCTTGTGTTGTGGGTGGTGGTGCTGGGCAACGTGTATCAAGCCACCGGAGTGGGTCCCGCCGAGCAGGGCCGCGCCCTGTTGTACCCGCTGTTCATCCTGTTCGTGTTCGTCGGGGCGGTGGTGTTCGTCGTCCGGTCCGGTGCGGGCAACAGCATCGTGATGTGGCTTCTGATGGGCGGGGTCACGCTCATGGCGTTCTCCGGAGTCGCGTTCGCAGTCCTGCAGGGCTCCAACCGGTATCACCCGGGGCACATCACCAGTATTGGTTGGGTACTGGGCATGTCGTGTTTCGGTGCAGCCGCGCTGTTGAGCCGCAGGCCGCGCCCACCGGTCCCGCCGACGCCGGTACCGCAATCCTCGATCGCGTTGTGGCTGCCTTATGTGCCGCTGCTCATCGCAGGCACCGTGGCGCCTGCGATCGTCATGACCGGTCTGCTGCGGGTCCTCGTTCCCATTTTGATGACCCTCATCTGCGCTCGGCAGGTACTTTCGGGCTGGGAGAACCGGCGATTGCTCGCGGCTGCGGCCGATCAGGCGCTGCGCGATCCGTTGACTGGCCTCGCCAATCGCACGTTGTTCCAGGATCGGCTGGCGCACGCAATGGCGTTGCGCGGCCGCGACAATCGGTGCGTCGCAGTGTTGTCGCTGGATCTCGACGACTTCAAGTTGATCAACGACAGCATGGGTCATCCAGCGGCCGACAGCCTGCTGATCCGCGTCGGCGAACGCATCGCAGGGTGTCTTCGCGCCGGCGATACCGTGGCACGGCTCGGCGGTGACGAATTCGCGTTGCTGCTCGAGGGCGACGTTGACGATGCGCACCTGGTGTGCGAGCGCGTGATCGCCGCATTCGACACCCCGTTCCTGATCGACGGGCACGAAGTCCTGATGCGGCCGAGCGCGGGAATGGCCGTTACGTCGTTGACGGACAACGACATCACCGCAGAGGATCTGGTGAAGCGTGCCGACACCGCGATGTACTTCGCGAAGCGGTCGCGCAACTCGATGGTGCACACCTTCAGTGCGGACATGACGTTGCTCGATCCGGACATCGAGGAGCTGGCCCGTGACGGTGAACCCCGGTCGGCCAAGAGCGGAGCCGAACAGGTCCGGCTCCTCGGCGAACTGCGACGCACGATCGATCGCGGCGGCCTCGACATGGTCTATCAGCCCAAGCTGGACCTCGAAACCGGCCGGATCACGGGTGTGGAAGCGCTGCTGCGGTGGCCGCATCCGAGGCTGAATGTGCTTCGGCCGGGGGCATTCATGCCGCTGATCCTGCGACACGGGTTGATGCGGCCGGTCACCGATCTGGTGTTCCGGAAGGTGCTCGACGACTGCGCTCGGTGGGTGTCGATGGGATTGGACATCCCGGTGGCGGTAAACCTGTTCGCGCCCCTGCTGCGCGACGCGCGACTGCCCGACACGGTACGGCGGCTACTGCAGGAACGGAATCTGTCGCCCGGACTGCTGACCATCGAGATCACCGAGGACTTGATGCTCGACGAGGTAGGCCGGGTAACCGGTGTGCTGCAGCAGCTGCGCGACGACGGGATCCGGATCGCGATCGACGACTTCGGCAGCGGCTATTCAGCTTTGAGCTACCTGCGGGATCTGCCGATCGACGAGGTGAAGTTCGATCGGCATTTCATCGCCTCGGTCGCGACGGACGCCAGGGCTGCGGCGGTGGTCAGCGCCGTGATCGATCTGACCCACAACCTCGGGATCACGGTGGTCGCCGAAG